Within Ictalurus furcatus strain D&B unplaced genomic scaffold, Billie_1.0 scf5, whole genome shotgun sequence, the genomic segment gtaccattaaggaccaatagaacacctttgaaatttggtaatggtttttaaggtttgtaatggtatttgtagtggaatccattagaatttctgtgatggattTCAGCAGAGATGTGTCACTATTTCCGCTGATTAAAACACCTACAGCTGAGGAACTTCATTAGGCTAGACCAATAAAAATACTTTGTTTTCACTAATATgggaagattaaaaaaagagggCTATATGTGGGAAAAGAAATGACAAGCGAGGTTACACGGGTTAGTAGCTATCTAGCTagtggcttcaagcagtcgtctatttgcacgtacagcatgacaaataattaactgcacttgaagctttcgtaaaaatttaagataaaaacaccccaaactgtatacggtaccataacgaagaccaactgtatgttgatacgtgaaattctggagggacgtcggacggcgtggcgcggtgacgtaatgacgtgtgccgttaatccatctatgatctataacatgtaaaacgggtacatgagaggagtattctaaaagcgactcatgtaaacaccttaatcacagtgttatcttattcagaataaggtcaataattagattactgctgtccatgtaaacgtagtgcaTGTGTACTGAAGTGCTAACAGTGAAATCTGACTACCAAAACCCCACTATGCAATGAGCCTTCATTAAAAGcactcacaaaataaaaacactactcACCATCTACATGTGAACTCCCATCCTCacagaattcaattcaattttatttatttatttgtatagcgctttttacaatagacattgtctcaaagcagctttacagaaatatcaacatggtatacagatattaaaggtgcgaatttatcccaactgagcaagccactgagtggcgatggtggcaaggaaaaactccctaagatgttttaagaggaagaaaccttgagagaaacccgactcagaagggaacccatcctcatctgggtaacaacagatagtgtgaaaaagttcattatggatttatatgaagtctgtatggccttaggagcagccgtagtcccagcagtctggaattagagaagatttgagctccatccagaggcagaaaggatctggatctctagtatctccataaattcatgtggggctcggcgaaaggagagagggagaaaaaagattattatgactgcgaagtagtagaacagaatctagtcagggtaggcttgagtaaacaaatacgttttaagcctagacttaaacactgagactgtgtctgagtcccgaacactaataggaagactgttccataactatggggctctataagagaaagctcttccccctgctgtagccttcactattcgaggtaccgtcaaatagcctgcatcttttgatctaagtaggcgtggcggattatataaaaccaaaaggtcgcttagatattgtggcgcgagaccatttagtgctttataggttaataaaagtattttatagttaatgcgagattttactgggagccaatgcagtattgataatatcggtgtgatatggtcgtaccttctagttctagttaggactctagcagctgcattctggactaactggagcttatttatatgcctactggaacatccagacagtaaggcattacagtaatctagaggtgacgaatgcatgaactagtatttccgcatcatgtagtgacaatatgttacttattttagaaatatttctgagatgaaagaaggctatcctagtaatattatctacatgagcatcaaatgataggctggagtcaataatcactccaaggtctttaactgctgcacatgatgaaacagaaagaccatccagagtaaccatgtgatcagaaagattacttctagctacacgtggggctaataaaagtatttctgttttatcagaattaagtagaaggaagttagttaacatccaatgtctaatgtcctttacacaatcctcagctttactaagcttctgtctgtcctctggcttcgctgaaacatacaactgtgtatcatcagcataacagtggaagataattccatgtttacgaataatttgacctaggggtagcatatataaagtaaagagcagtgggcctaaaacagaaccctgtggaactccaaaagtaacctcagtacgcatggagaattcaccatttacatctacgaactgataacgatcggtcagataagacctgagccaggagaggactgttcccttaataccaacaacattttctaatctatcaaggagaatagtgtgatctatagtatcaaaagctgcactaaggtcgagtaacacaagcagagagatacaaccctgatcgtaggtcagtagaaggtcatttactactttaactaatgctgtctctgtgctatgatgagatCTAAACCCTGACtcatacatttcatgaatgttattcctatctaagtacgagcataactgctttgctacaaccttttctaaaatcttagagatgaaggggagatttgatattggtctatagctggacaattgagacgggtcaaggtcaggttttttaatcaggggtttaataactgctaatttaagtgatttaggtacatagccagtgcttagggaagaattgattatatttagaagtggttcaattactcctggacaaatctgtttaaacaaacatgtaggtacgggatctagtatgcaagttgatgaattggctgaagagattaatgtagctagttcggtctctctaagcgaagcaaaatactctaaacattgatctgatattgctacattgtcatgtaatgggtttgttacagtactgtccggttttaatttaatggcctgtatttcacgtctaatattttcaaccttatcgatgaaaaatttcatgagatcttcactgctatgtaatgattgagtgtttctctctgtagtggttttattcctagttaattttgctactgtgttgaaaaggaatctagaattgtttttgttgtctcctattaaggtggagaaatagatttttctagcattgccaagagatttcctatatttcagtaggctctccttccatgctgtttgaaatatcaccagtttggtttgacgccatttacgttctaatgaCTCACAGATGTCCGAACCtccatctgaaaaacaaaaagtggcACCTTATCCACTGCAGTGTAAGAAAGACATACTGAAAACATGTGACTGTATCTGTAAGAAGGGCTACAATGATAACATGAGGTGATGATGCATTGATGTCATTATCTCAGTTGATTCAAGCCTCATACCACCAACGAGTAGCCCAACAAACccagcaataaaataattaggGATTAACAAATATCAGCTGTTTTGGGGTTTGTGCATGTATAGAGTTAGCACGGGATTTATGTATAGTAATGTGACATGTTGTAGTGGTGAGTTTATTCGAGCATcacattctcttctctcctctcttttcccctcCAGGCTAAAGATGGTGGCTATGAGAGCGAAATTTTCTATCCCAATGCGGAACTGAATTTCCTGGAGATTCCCAACATCCATGTGATGCGGGAGTCTCTGTGCAAGCTGAAGGAGGTGGTCTACCCCACCACAGAAGAACTTCACTGGCACTCTGCCGCCTTATAGAATCTGTTTTGCTTCTGTATGGGgtaataaagtgtaaaataCAGATCATTCAccataatttaatataaaaatcagTTACAAAACACATAAAAGTCACAACATCCACTCACCGTGCACttaaataggaacacctgctcatttatacagttatcagctaatcatgtggcagcagcacaatgcataaaatcatgcaaatacaggtcaagagtttcagttaaagttcacatcaaacatcagaatgggaaggaatgtgatgtcagtgactttaaccataGCATAGTTGTTggagccagatgggctggttcaagtatttcagaaactgctgggaatttcacacagtAGTCTCTAGAATTTTACACAGCATGGTGTCAGGAAAAACCcataaaaacactgagtgagagacagttctgtgggtggaaacatcttgttgataagagagatcagaggaaagtGACCAGATTGGTcagagctgccaggaaggatatactgtagtaactcatataatcactctttataagCGTGgttagcagaaaagcatctcagcatgcacaacacatcaaaccaaaccacagagatcacatttccccccattctgatgtttgatgtgagcattgtatgcattgtgctgctgtcacatgattggctgattggataactgcataactAAGCATTGATATACTTATTACTCAGTAATTGTTTGAACAGGTATGCATGTAGAGAGCAGCAATGTCTAGCCTTATTTAAACAGCTCCTCTCCTAATCGAAGACATttcacaaaacaggaaacagaagAACATAAGAACGCAGagcatctgttttgttttgtagttagATATTATGCCCTGAACATACATTGCgaataattattacattttaattgttaagtacttatttaattcattaatgtcTACATGTTGTTCTAGACAACTATTTGTGATACCTTGTTTGTGAAcccttgtgtgttgtgttttttactCAGTCAGTGAAGTGATGGTTGTTTgacctgactgtgtgtgtgtgtgtgtgtgtgtgtgtgtgtgtgtagctgttatTAGCAGGTGCAGTGCGTATATAATGGTATAGCAGATAAGGTTGAATGTAGTAAGAGCTCGATGGTGGTGCGCTGCAGTGACGGCTGGGACGGTACGGCTCAGCTCACCTCTCTGGCCATGCTGATGCTGGACTCGCACTACCGCACACTCAGGGGCTTCCAGGTACTGATCGAGAAGGAGTGGATCAGCTTCGGACACAAGCTGGCCTCGGTGCGTATGAGCAGTGAGGGCGTGgttgtgtgtgggcgtgtgaaCGCATGTATATTTTaccccatctttctctctctctgtgtttctcagcGTGTCGGCCTTGGAGATGAGAATCACGCCAACTCGGAACGATCCCCTCTCTTTGTGCAGTTCATCGACTGTGTGTGGCAGATGATGAGACAGGTCAGCTACTGATGCTTTAcaccacaacactgttgaattctccaatctaattggtcagaaggtgttggcgACATTTCTGTAACAGCAAGATTCTGATTCCAGCTGCAAGGGAAATTACAGCTTTATAGTGATGTTcgtgtttctatagtaacagctcattgacAGGGTCTAGTATGGTGTACGCAATACATAGTCTAAGCTTAATCGTAAACATATTAAAACATGTTTACTTAAAGGACATttcactttccagtttctcagtaacattgCAAGTCTTCTTAATTTCAAgagttttgggggggggggggggggaagagaggTTGTGAGGGaactattgttttattttatgttataaaATAAGAGATCATAATGAGAACTAACTCCCttttccaggacattccaaattgttgtattggctatgccccatgttattggttaaaaaacataatctatatgtataatcaacagttagaagcataatctaaatccatagaacaatgtttgatcaggTTATATTCTGTGTGGATTTGAGTTGAATGAactctgtgtttcagtgcacaacaactgtttttctgtattagctgtctcctgtctccacagcaataaaaattGGCAGTAGATATTCGCATGCGTGAGTAAATAACTTTGAGGCAGATACAAATTAGGGAGTTAGGAGAGGGCCTCGGGAAAGGAGGTAGATATCAGCGGGGACAaccgatagagacagacagatgctcattgaggcctaagaagggagtcaaggtcaagacacacaaaccttttttgtaaaagaaaccttgtcctcatgaaaccttttcaagaaaaacaactaactgcacatgtttccacaaatttaagatagcgcaaatagacatgaatatttaattgtggcaaaaggAAGATTGGTCTATTTTCAACGAGAAAAGCAAAACCGCACCTACAGAGACTATGCTGTGGNNNNNNNNNNNNNNNNNNNNNNNNNNNNNNNNNNNNNNNNNNNNNNNNNNNNNNNNNNNNNNNNNNNNNNNNNNNNNNNNNNNNNNNNNNNNNNNNNNNNTGTGCTGTCTTATATTATGGAccgctatcaaatacctattatgaatgtattcatttaattacctggTGGGAGGCAAATGTGttagcactaagccaccgtgcaccccactCTGGtctctttaatttaataaaaatgtgacacACAGAATAGCACAATGCGCTATCAAATAAATAGTGGGTGACTGTTTTCTTTATAGTGTATATGCACTGTGAATGacttcttatttaaaaacataaatgtaactgaCATGCTGCTTTATTAAATCATAGCAACTTGAGCACTTGCCTagcccaactctgaatatgaggaaCTTTCCTACACAAATATTGACATAactaatggtctgcacttatatagcgctttttaaccttagcagtgtttcccattcacccattctcacaccaatggtagcagagctgccatgcaaggtgctaacttgacatcaggagcaacttggggttcagtgtcttgcccaaggacacttcgagtcatgtgggccaggaatcgaaccgccaaccctccAATtagacaacctgctctaccacctgagccacagccaacAACTAGATAACTAGATGTTTAAGTCAGCCTATCCCATTCCTACATTTTCTTGTTACATATAGATGCCTCTTAAGTGTTTCCTACatggatattttttaaatttgcatgtCTACCAATATGTAAGCCAATGCATATGTTTTACACTACTAATACAAAATGTCCGTGAGGCCTTCCACACCAATCAAAATATTGCCATCTCACTGTttgtcagaaaaaaatataacaatgaTGCTTCAGAATTAGATAAATTAAGTTTCTGCAAGATATGAATTGAACTATTCATTTAGAACTCAAAAAGTACATTAATGGCTTTTGTAATGACCACTGTGTATCCCATGTAGCACACTAACCTAATGTGTATGACCGCATGTACTatgttgcaataataataataataataataataataataataattattattattattattattattattatcaaataaTCACTTCACTGGACAGGAATGTGATGTAAAAACAGACTTAAACATTGAGTTATTTAATACAGGTCAACTGTTTTCTATTATACAAGCAGCGTGtgtgttctattttatttatttatttttatggagaATGAGAATTTATTGAGAATAAGGGAAAGAACAGAGTCACGCTCTCTTCCTTATAGACAATGTCTCTTAAAAGTTAACTACAGCAAGGCCTAGGGCCTGACCAAAA encodes:
- the LOC128604926 gene encoding myotubularin-like produces the protein MVVRCSDGWDGTAQLTSLAMLMLDSHYRTLRGFQVLIEKEWISFGHKLASRVGLGDENHANSERSPLFVQFIDCVWQMMRQVSY